One part of the Rutidosis leptorrhynchoides isolate AG116_Rl617_1_P2 chromosome 1, CSIRO_AGI_Rlap_v1, whole genome shotgun sequence genome encodes these proteins:
- the LOC139883489 gene encoding ras-related protein Rab7 produces MASRRRMLLKVIILGDSGVGKTSLMNQYVNRKFSNQYKATIGADFLTKEIQFEDRLFTLQIWDTAGQERFQSLGVAFYRGADCCVLVHDVNVKKSFDNLNNWREEFLIQASPSDPENFPFVVLGNKVDVDGGNSRVVSEKKAKAWCASKGNIPYFETSAKEGFNVDAAFECIAKNALKNEPEEEIYLPDTIDVAGGQQQRSSGCEC; encoded by the exons ATGGCGTCCCGTCGTCGAATGTTGCTCAAAGTCATAATCCTCGGCGACAGCGG GGTTGGAAAGACATCTCTTATGAATCA AtatgtgaatcgaaagtttagtaATCAGTACAAGGCTACGATCGGAGCTGATTTCTTAACTAAAGAAATTCAATTTGAAGACAGGCTTTTCACATTGCAG ATATGGGATACGGCAGGACAAGAAAGGTTTCAAAGCCTTGGTGTGGCATTTTACCGAGGTGCAGATTGCTGTGTCCTCGTTCATGATGTTAATGTTAAGAAATCATTTGACAATCTTAACAATTGGAGGGAAGAATTCTTAATTCAG GCTAGCCCTTCTGATCCCGAAAACTTCCCATTTGTTGTATTGGGGAATAAGGTAGATGTTGATGGAGGCAATAGTCGGGTG GTATCAGAGAAGAAAGCTAAAGCGTGGTGTGCTTCAAAAGGAAATATTCCGTACTTTGAAACTTCTGCCAAGGAGGGTTTTAACGTTGATGCTGCTTTTGAATGCATAGCAAAAAATGCTCTGAAAAATGAACCTGAAGAAGAAAT CTACCTTCCGGATACAATCGACGTGGCAGGTGGACAGCAACAAAGATCTTCAGGGTGTGAGTGTTAA
- the LOC139846888 gene encoding rho guanine nucleotide exchange factor 8-like, whose protein sequence is MSNISETSRAPDLQKRPNTDIEQMKERFVRLLLGEDMTGHGNGVSTALALSNAITNLAASVFGKQNKLAPIPEDRKRKWRKEINWLLSVTDNIVEFTPGQQIAKDGSQMEIMVTQQRRDLLTGIPALKKLDAMLIDCLDNFTDQKGFWYVPEDADETIDKWWIPRVKLPPGGLSDESRKWMKHQKDCCNQVLKASMAINAQVLSEMEIPETYIDSLPKNGKTTLGDLIYKSITDESFDPGEFLKTMDTSSEQNIMELKNKIEASIVIWKRKMHQKDAKTSWSSIVSLERRELFEERAEIILLLIKQKFPGLPQSSLDISKIEYNKNIGHSILESYSRVLENLASNVMTHIEDVLNADEVAQNSSLGMIKKIQSIGSMSPRSTRALSLMKDRTPGHSPKGTPTLVMQLSDSKGWNFDHGDIESNGNGNSSPDHLTDDVENSKIKNKHVKTRKMSYIEKLEAYGLRSPTERH, encoded by the exons ATGTCGAATATATCCGAAACCAGTAGAGCTCCCGACCTTCAAAAAAGGCCTAATACTG ACATAGAACAAATGAAGGAAAGATTTGTACGTCTGCTTTTAGGAGAAGATATGACAGGTCATGGTAATGGGGTTTCGACGGCTTTGGCTTTATCGAATGCGATTACGAATCTTGCTG CTTCTGTGTTTGGTAAACAGAATAAGCTTGCTCCAATTCCagaagatcgaaaaagaaaatggAGAAAAGAAATTAATTGGCTCCTGTCAGTGACTGATAATATCGTTGAGTTCACCCCGGGACAACAGATAGCTAAAGATGGATCACAAATGGAG ATTATGGTGACGCAACAACGAAGAGATCTACTCACCGGCATCCCTGCTTTGAAAAAACTTGATGCAATGCTAATT GATTGTCTAGACAACTTCACAGATCAAAAAGGATTCTGGTATGTGCCTGAGGATGCAGATGAAACTATCGATAAATGGTGGATACCGAGAGTTAAGCTTCCGCCAGGTGGGCTTTCAGATGAATCACGAAAATGGATGAAACATCAAAAAGATTGCTGCAATCAAGTTCTTAAAGCTTCCATGGCCATTAATGCTCAAGTTCTTTCAGAAATGGAGATCCCCGAAACTTACATCGATTCTCTCCCAAAG AATGGTAAAACTACATTGGGAGATTTGATATACAAGAGCATTACAGATGAGTCTTTTGATCCGGGAGAATTTCTTAAGACTATGGACACGTCATCAGAACAAAACATAATGGAATTGAAGAACAAAATAGAAGCTTCGATCGTCATATGGAAGAGAAAAATGCATCAAAAAGATGCAAAAACTTCGTGGAGTTCGATCGTAAGCTTAGAACGAAGAGAACTGTTCGAAGAACGAGCAGAAATCATTTTACTCCTAATCAAACAAAAGTTCCCGGGACTTCCTCAATCGTCGCTAGACATCAGCAAAATCGAGTACAATAAA AATATCGGGCACTCGATACTAGAAAGCTATTCAAGAGTGTTGGAGAATTTGGCTAGCAATGTAATGACGCACATAGAAGATGTACTAAACGCAGATGAGGTGGCACAGAATTCATCATTAGGGATGATCAAGAAGATCCAATCAATCGGGTCCATGTCACCACGATCCACGCGTGCGCTTAGTCTAATGAAAGACCGAACGCCAGGTCACAGTCCTAAAGGAACGCCTACTTTAGTGATGCAACTATCTGATTCCAAAGGGTGGAATTTTGATCATGGAGATATTGAGTCGAACGGGAACGGGAACTCGAGTCCTGATCATTTGACTGATGATGTAGAAAACAGTAAAATTAAGAACAAACATGTTAAAACAAGGAAGATGTCATACATTGAGAAGCTTGAGGCTTATGGATTAAGAAGCCCAACAGAACGACATTAA